The Oceanispirochaeta sp. M1 sequence GGTCATAGAATCATCACAGTCGATGGACTGGGAGATGATTTTCTAAATAGTGTACAGGATGGCATGACAGTCGAAATAAGAAAAGACGGAACCGTTATTCTGAAAGAAGGGGAACAATAGAACATATGAATAATCAGGAAAGAATTAAGAAACTGGTGGACGGCTTCGGCACATGGTATGAAGATGAAAAGCTCCTTGAAAGTGGAAAGATGAGCTCTGCACTCCATCCTTATACCTCAATGTTTTCACCCATTCAGATTAATAGACTTAAGATAAAAAACAGGCTGGTGATGGCACCCATGGGAAACATCAGCATGGCCGAAGAAACAGGGCGGCCCTCCACAAAAATGGTCCAGTATTTTGCCAGACGTGCCGAGGGTGGTGTAGGTTTGATTACATCGGGACTGGTTCCCATAAGTCATGGAATTGATAATACGGTGACCGAAATGGGAGACCGCTCGTATTTTCCGCGTATAGACAAGAGCCGCTCTGTTTTCTCAGGCTGGCGCGATATTGCAGAGAAGTGTCATGCCCATGACACATCCTTCTTTATTCAATTGACCCCCGGCCTCGGCAGGGTGGGATCTCCGGAATGTCTGGTTAATAAGATGAAATTCCCCATCTCCGCATCCTGGAATCCAAACTTTTATATACCGGCCATTCCCTGTAAACCTATTTCGGGCAGAGCCGCCTGGAAAATCATAAAAAATGCAGGACAGGCTTCTGCAGATGCTAAATCATTAACAATCGATGGAGTCTATCTTCATGGTCATGAAGGTTATTTTCTGGAACAGATGACCAATCCAGCCTTTAACAGAAGGAAGATCGGCAAGTTTGCAGACTGGAAGGCTTTCGGGGTAGAGATGGTTAAGGAGATCAGAAAGAGGACCGGTAAATCTTATCCTATAATGTATCGAATTGATCTTTCTCTTGTACTCAACGAAACCTATACCACAAAGATGAATGATGTAAAATCTCTCAAGAAGTTCAGAAACGAGCGCAGCGTAGATATGACACTGGATTACATGAAAGACCTTGTGGCAGCGGGTGTCGATGTCTTTGATGTTGACCTTGGCTGTTATGATAACTGGTGGCTTCCCCATCCTCCGGGACCCATGCCTCCCGGATGTTTTCTTGAGGTTTCACAAATCGTCAAGGAGTATTTCGCAGAGAATAAAATTATCTCTAATGCGGGAGTGGAAGTGCCTGTGGTAGGTGTAGGAAAGCTGGGATATCCCGATGTCGCCGAGGCTGCTCTCCGGGATGGCCAGTGTGATATGGTAATGCTTGGCAGGCCTCTTCTTGCGGATCCTGACTGGCCTAAAAAAGTCTATGCGGGCCGTGTCGATGAGATTGCACCCTGTATCGGTGATCAGGAAGGCTGCATTAATGAATTTGTAGAGGGTGGCCATCCTCAGTGTGCCATTAATCCTATAACAGGATTTGAAGATATATTTAACGGCACGGAGATGACAAGGGTTGATAAACCTAGAAAAGTCGCCGTTATGGGAGCGGGTCCTTCAGGTGTTATGACAGCTCTTACGGCAGCACGCCGGGGCCATGATGTAACCCTTTTTGAGAAGAGAGACGAGATCGGAGGAATGTTGAATCCCGGCTCCCGTCCCAGTATCAAGTTTGATATTATCAACTATTTAAATTATCTGAAAAAACAAATTGAGCTTTGTTCCAAAGAGCATAACTTGAGTCTGAAGCTTAATACAGCACCCACTCCGGATCAATTGAAAGCTGAGGGCTGGGATGTCATCGTAGCCTCCACCGGAACCGCACAGAAAAGGCCTCCTGTAAAAGGGATTGAAGCCTCCAATGTTATTTTTGCAGTTGATCTTCTCAGAGACCCGTCCCTTGCCGAAAAAGCTGAAAATATTGTTGTTGTGGGCGGCGGTGTCGTAGGTTGTGAAACTGCCTATTTTCTCAGACATGAGAAGGGTAAAAATGTACAGCTTGTGGAGATGCTGCCCCAAATAATGGAAGGTGTCTGTACGGCAAAC is a genomic window containing:
- a CDS encoding FAD-dependent oxidoreductase, whose translation is MNNQERIKKLVDGFGTWYEDEKLLESGKMSSALHPYTSMFSPIQINRLKIKNRLVMAPMGNISMAEETGRPSTKMVQYFARRAEGGVGLITSGLVPISHGIDNTVTEMGDRSYFPRIDKSRSVFSGWRDIAEKCHAHDTSFFIQLTPGLGRVGSPECLVNKMKFPISASWNPNFYIPAIPCKPISGRAAWKIIKNAGQASADAKSLTIDGVYLHGHEGYFLEQMTNPAFNRRKIGKFADWKAFGVEMVKEIRKRTGKSYPIMYRIDLSLVLNETYTTKMNDVKSLKKFRNERSVDMTLDYMKDLVAAGVDVFDVDLGCYDNWWLPHPPGPMPPGCFLEVSQIVKEYFAENKIISNAGVEVPVVGVGKLGYPDVAEAALRDGQCDMVMLGRPLLADPDWPKKVYAGRVDEIAPCIGDQEGCINEFVEGGHPQCAINPITGFEDIFNGTEMTRVDKPRKVAVMGAGPSGVMTALTAARRGHDVTLFEKRDEIGGMLNPGSRPSIKFDIINYLNYLKKQIELCSKEHNLSLKLNTAPTPDQLKAEGWDVIVASTGTAQKRPPVKGIEASNVIFAVDLLRDPSLAEKAENIVVVGGGVVGCETAYFLRHEKGKNVQLVEMLPQIMEGVCTANRGYLIHYLEELGVPLHNCTMLKEVKGRSAVIMKNQSKTVPDPYVTWSPILPENIENPFAKAIKDKPEEIEIDADLIVLAAGAVPDDSFFYECQEKNSAPEIHNIGDSSRCGRVFEAVKAAYQIGTSI